A genomic segment from Diospyros lotus cultivar Yz01 chromosome 5, ASM1463336v1, whole genome shotgun sequence encodes:
- the LOC127802892 gene encoding purple acid phosphatase-like: MGFSGFHVLVLLALLLNAAVLCNGGTTSAFVRQTEKTIDMPLDSDVFRVPHGYNAPQQVHITQGDHEGKGVIVSWVTVDEPGSNLVHYWCENCKGKSEAKGSVVTYKFSNYTSGYIHHCTIKKLKFNTKYYYEVGIGHTTRTFWFTTPPEVGPDVPYTFGLIGDLGQSYDSNITLTHYELNPTRGHTVLFVGDLSYADNYPAHDNVRWDTWGRFIERSAAYQPWIWTAGNHEIDFAPELGETKPFKPYTHRYPVPYKASQSTEPFWYSIKRGPTYIIVLASYSAYGKYTPQYRWLEEELPKVNRSETPWLIVLMHSPWYNSYNYHYMEGETMRVMYEGWFVKYKVDVVFAGHVHAYERSERVSNIAYNVVNGICSPVKDQFAPVYITIGDGGNLEGLATNMTEPQPGYSAFREASFGHAIFDIKNRTHAYYGWHRNQDGYAVEADSLWFSNRYWHPVDDSKSMQC, translated from the exons ATGGGTTTTTCTGGGTTTCACGTTCTTGTTTTGCTCGCTTTGTTGCTGAATGCAGCGGTTCTCTGTAATGGCGGAACCACGAGTGCCTTCGTGAGGCAAACGGAGAAAACCATCGATATGCCTCTTGACAGCGACGTCTTCCGCGTGCCTCACGGCTACAACGCTCCCCAGCAG GTTCATATAACACAAGGAGACCACGAGGGGAAGGGGGTGATAGTTTCATGGGTGACCGTGGATGAACCTGGTTCAAATTTAGTCCATTATTGGTGTGAAAATTGCAAGGGGAAAAGCGAGGCCAAGGGCTCTGTTGTTACCTACAAATTCTCCAACTATACTTCGGGTTACATTCATCACTGCACTATCAAGAAATTGAAG TTCAACACTAAATATTATTATGAAGTTGGGATTGGACACACCACAAGAACTTTCTGGTTCACGACTCCCCCTGAGGTTGGCCCGGATGTTCCATATACATTTGGCCTCATAG GGGATCTTGGTCAGAGCTATGACTCAAACATTACTCTCACTCACTATGAGTTGAACCCAACGAGAGGCCACACAGTGCTCTTCGTGGGGGATCTTTCTTATGCGGATAACTATCCGGCCCATGATAATGTAAGGTGGGATACATGGGGAAGATTTATTGAGAGAAGTGCAGCCTATCAACCTTGGATATGGACGGCAGGAAATCATGAGATTGATTTTGCCCCTGAACTT GGCGAGACAAAACCCTTTAAGCCTTATACTCATCGTTACCCTGTCCCGTATAAGGCATCACAAAGCACTGAGCCCTTTTGGTACTCAATCAAGAGAGGCCCAACATACATCATCGTCCTGGCTTCATATTCGGCATACG GAAAATACACGCCCCAGTACAGATGGCTTGAGGAAGAGCTACCAAAAGTAAACAGGAGCGAGACCCCATGGTTGATTGTTCTTATGCATTCCCCATGGTATAATAGCTACAACTACCACTACATGGAAGGGGAAACTATGAGAGTGATGTATGAGGGTTGGTTTGTGAAGTACAAGGTTGATGTCGTGTTTGCCGGTCATGTTCATGCCTATGAACGTTCG GAGCGTGTATCCAATATTGCCTACAACGTTGTAAATGGCATCTGCTCTCCTGTAAAAGACCAATTTGCCCCTGTGTACATAACCATCGGCGATGGTGGTAATCTGGAAGGCTTAGCCACCAA CATGACAGAGCCACAGCCAGGGTACTCGGCTTTTCGCGAGGCCAGCTTTGGCCATGCCATTTTCGATATTAAGAACCGGACCCATGCTTACTATGGTTGGCACCGCAACCAAGATGGGTATGCTGTGGAAGCTGATTCTTTGTGGTTTTCCAACAGATATTGGCACCCAGTTGATGATTCTAAAAGCATGCAATGCTGA
- the LOC127801642 gene encoding polyprenol reductase 2-like, giving the protein MEIGLAELLIVAWIAGTLPILIASIPFSQLNYFHQFLLGFAKRGKTMQSSAHKFTLPQKFFCHFYALAVVWTTFLLAVTWFYAYKMAPLISKPLQYSTLTSYLAGSSHILFFHESSPPAVKQRYRVWSSVFLLSLMEFQVLRRLTESIYVFKYNPSAQMHIFGYITGLFFYIAAPLSLCCAFLPEAFVLAMNQMADFLIKGKTQIPVTEFDWWGFVNPLLKLKWYSWSGMAIFFWGWIHQWNCHAILGSLRDDPEQVDAYVIPHGDWFDYVSSPHYLAEIVIYAGLVVANGGSDLTIWLLFLFVVANLVFAAAETQRWYLHKFDNYPRDRFAIIPFVY; this is encoded by the exons ATGGAGATTGGGCTTGCCGAATTGTTGATAGTGGCATGGATCGCTGGGACCTTGCCTATACTCATCGCCTCCATACCCTTTTCGCAGCTTAATTATTTCCATCAATTTTTGTTAGGGTTTGCCAAAAGAGGCAAGACAATGCAATCATCTGCACAT AAATTCACTTTACCCCAGAAATTCTTCTGCCACTTCTATGCTTTGGCTGTGGTGTGGACAACATTCTTGCTTGCAGTCACTTGGTTTTATGCGTATAAAATGGCCCCACTAATCTCCAAGCCATTGCAATATTCTACTCTGACAAGCTACTTGGCTGGGAGTTCACATatattattctttcatgaatCTAGTCCGCCTGCAGTGAAGCAGAGATACAGGGTGTGGAGCTCTGTGTTTCTTCTTTCGTTAATGGAATTTCAAGTGTTGAGACGCCTTACTGAGTCGATATATGTGTTTAAGTACAACCCTTCAGCTCAGATGCATATTTTTGGCTACATTACTGGGCTATT tttctatatagctGCGCCACTTTCCCTTTGCTGTGCATTTTTACCAGAGGCCTTTGTACTTGCCATGAATCAGATGGCTGACTTTCTTATTAAAGGGAAGACTCAGATTCCAGTCACAGAATTTGATTGGTGGGGATTTGTGAACCCTCTCCTGAAACTTAAATGGTACTCATGGAGTGGGATGGCTATATTTTTTTGGGGTTGGATACATCAATGGAATTGTCATGCAATTCTT GGCTCATTGAGGGATGACCCAGAACAAGTGGATGCTTATGTAATTCCTCATGGTGATTGGTTTGACTATGTTTCATCTCCACACTACCTGGCTGAGATT GTTATTTATGCTGGTCTTGTAGTTGCCAATGGTGGTTCAGACTTGACAATCTGGCTACTCTTTCTCTTTGTG GTGGCAAATCTTGTTTTTGCAGCAGCAGAGACACAGAGGTGGTAtctacataaatttgacaattaCCCTCGAGACCGGTTTGCTATCATTCCTTTTGTTTATTAG